In Colletotrichum destructivum chromosome 8, complete sequence, the following proteins share a genomic window:
- a CDS encoding Putative alpha/beta hydrolase-1: protein MSVSYLKSLVFKSSSPDTSAETSASRPSECRLVPEPDASDTLTLPDGRKLGYAQFGLATGKPVFYCHGLPGSRVEAGHLHKAAMDVGARIIATDRPGMGLSTFQPGRILLDHPKDLEQLAEHLRLPEYAVMGVSGGGPYALACAASMPREKLKCVSIVCGIGPPDIGMAGAGWFHWLGFTYGWRYAPRLAGWFFHRQGRFHLSDEERLELQLQEAEKNKATFPRQENGIWDDREIVGRMVMTSRQYYAQGIDGVSHDGHLDGTEFGFRIEDIRSDLPVRLWYGKDDTFVPANHGRQIAKRLGTNAHLRIEDDTHASIFFRWRKEVLADLVSNM from the exons ATGTCGGTATCGTATCTTAAGTCTTTGGTGTTTAAAAGCAGCAGCCCGGATACCAGCGCAGAGACCTCAGCATCCCGACCCTCTGAGTGCCGATTGGTTCCAGAGCCGGACGCTTCTGACACCTTGACGCTCCCAGACGGTCGAAAACTCGGCTACGCGCAGTTCGGACTGGCGACCGGCAAACCCGTCTTCTACTGCCATGGCCTACCCGGCTCCcgtgtcgaggccggccacctcCACAAGGCCGCCATGGATGTCGGCGCTCGCATCATCGCGACGGATCGCCCGGGGATGGGGTTGAGCACGTTTCAGCCCGGACGAATACTTCTCGATCATCCAAAGGACCTGGAGCAACTTGCTGAGCATCTTCGGCTGCCAGAATACGCCGTGATG GGCGTGTCAGGCGGTGGTCCTTATGCACTTGCGTGTGCGGCTTCGATGCCTCGTGAGAAGCTCAAGTGCGTGTCAATCGTGTGTGGTATCGGACCGCCTGACATTGGCATGGCCGGAGCCGGCTGGTTCCACTGGCTTGGGTTCACATACGGGTGGCGCTATGCCCCACGCCTCGCTGGGTGGTTTTTTCATCGGCAGGGGCGCTTCCATCTGTCCGACGAAGAGCGGCTtgagctgcagctgcaggagGCGGAAAAGAACAAGGCGACGTTCCCACGCCAGGAGAACGGGATCTGGGACGACAGGGAGATTGTGGGGCGCATGGTCATGACAAGCCGGCAGTACTACGCCCAGGGGATTGACGGCGTGAGCCACGACGGCCACTTGGATGGCACGGAGTTTGGTTTCCGCATAGAGGATATTCGTTCCGACCTCCCTGTGCGGCTGTGGTACGGGAAAGACGACACGTTCGTTCCCGCGAATCACGGCAGGCAGATTGCCAAACGGCTAGGGACCAACGCCCATCTCAGAATAGAGGATGACACGCACGCAAGTATCTTCTTTAGATGGAGGAAGGAGGTGCTGGCGGACCTGGTGAGTAACATGTAG
- a CDS encoding Putative ankyrin repeat-containing domain superfamily yields MSGTSLTSATAFSPSLEAIKLAASMYNAAREGNKTVLEEAILDGLPPNLTNEKGDTLLMLAAYYGHADLVKLLIQHGADPNRLNDKRQSPLAGAVFKGLDPVIEVLLEGGADPEYGTPSAIQCLSMFKQEGKWAEKFESAPGRGKAKAVPQDESEERAPERFKA; encoded by the exons ATGAGCGGGACAAGCCTGACGTCCGCCACGGCGTTCTCGCCTTCGCTGGAGGCCATCAAGCTGGCCGCCAGCATGTAcaacgccgcccgcgagGGCAACAAGACCGTCCTTGAGGAGGCTATCCTCGATGGCCTACCGCCCAACCTGACGAACGAAAAGGGGGACACCTTG CTGATGTTGGCGGCCTACTACGGCCACGCGGACCTGGTCAAGCTCCTGATACAGCACGGGGCAGACCCCAACAGACTGAACGATAAGCGTCAGAGTCCTCTCGCAGGCGCCGTCTTCAAGGGCTTAGATCCTGTGATTGAG GTCCTTCTGGAAGGCGGTGCTGACCCGGAGTACggcacgccgtcggcgatcCAGTGTCTTTCCATGTTCAAGCAAGAGGGCAAGTGGGCCGAGAAGTTCGAGTCGGCGCCCGGGCGAGGAAAGGCGAAGGCTGTTCCCCAggacgagagcgaggagaGGGCACCCGAGAGGTTCAAGGCGTGA